One genomic window of Ornithorhynchus anatinus isolate Pmale09 chromosome 10, mOrnAna1.pri.v4, whole genome shotgun sequence includes the following:
- the NEUROD4 gene encoding neurogenic differentiation factor 4: MHSLSSIRCAPTLQEELLGSREDAALAMGVHGLRPALDQQRVPGPQLQAQGMRPQMLQVFGEGGAMAQLVLPPPPWLGGALGPQEEEEEEHGAPDALGAMGGLVEARHSFEDQEEELAEEEEEEGEGEEVGGEDQGPRPKRRGPKKKRMTKARLERFRARRVKANARERTRMHGLNDALDSLRRVMPCYSKTQKLSKIETLRLARNYIWALSEVLETGQTPEGKGFAEMLCRGLSQPTSNLVAGCLQLGPQPGGRDPQDGKTPPAVSAPPVPSFGYQSPGIPSPPYGLLEAPLLHLKAPAFKGQGEACFGVPPPCTPPPFEGPLPPPLSVSGNFALKQGQAPGLDKAFAFLGPYPAGSLDRAHGPAVHFPEAAPRYEIPVQSAPYDRYSHPGAGAQLSAIFSD; the protein is encoded by the exons ATGCATTCACTCTCCTCCATCCGCTGTGCCCCCACTCTACAGGAGGAGCTGTTAGGTTCCAGGGAG GATGCCGCCTTGGCCATGGGCGTCCACGGGCTGCGGCCGGCTCTGGACCAGCAAagggtccccggcccccagctccaaGCCCAGGGCATG CGTCCACAGATGCTACAGGTCTTCGGGGAAGGAGGAGCCATGGCCCAGCTGGTCCTGCCGCCGCCCCCGTGGCTGGGGGGAGCCCTCGGCCcacaagaagaagaggaagaagagcacgGGGCCCCAGACGCTTTGGGGGCAATGGGAGGCCTAGTCGAGGCGCGCCACAGTTTTGAAGATCAGGAGGAGGAattggcggaggaggaggaggaggagggggaaggggaagaggttggaggggaggacCAGGGGCCGAGGCCCAAAAGGAGGGGGCCAAAGAAGAAGCGGATGACCAAGGCGCGGCTGGAGCGTTTCCGGGCGCGGAGGGTCAAGGCGAACGCCCGGGAGAGGACCCGCATGCACGGACTGAACGACGCGCTGGATAGCTTGCGCAGGGTCATGCCCTGCTACTCCAAAACGCAGAAGCTCTCCAAGATCGAGACGCTTAGGTTGGCCAGAAATTACATCTGGGCCTTATCCGAGGTTCTGGAGACGGGCCAGACGCCGGAGGGCAAGGGCTTCGCCGAAATGCTCTGCAGAGGACTGTCCCAACCCACCAGCAACCTCGTGGCTGGCTGCCTCCAGCTGGGCCCGCAGCCCGGCGGCCGAGACCCGCAGGACGGGAAGACCCCGCCGGCCGTCTCCGCCCCGCCCGTGCCCAGCTTCGGCTACCAGTCGCCCGGGATCCCCAGCCCGCCCTACGGGCTTCTCGAGGCGCCCCTCCTACACCTCAAGGCTCCGGCTTTCAAGGGCCAGGGAGAGGCCTGCTTCGGGGTTCCTCCGCCCTGCACCCCGCCACCCTTCGAaggccccctcccgccgccgctcaGCGTCAGCGGCAACTTCGCCCTGAAGCAGGGCCAAGCTCCCGGTCTAGACAAGGCTTTCGCCTTCCTGGGCCCCTACCCCGCCGGGAGTCTGGACCGGGCGCACGGACCCGCCGTCCACTTCCCGGAGGCCGCCCCGCGCTATGAAATCCCCGTCCAGTCGGCACCCTACGACCGCTACTCGCACCCCGGAGCGGGGGCGCAGCTCAGCGCCATCTTCAGCGACTAG